One part of the Archangium lipolyticum genome encodes these proteins:
- a CDS encoding peptidase MA family metallohydrolase has translation MRALLLAALLSANPPPTPAQAQKLATQRAWEDLYLAWSSVDPKGYEPPQRRTIASSLLKGCEALAGSDAVMAYSLGERAVLFEETAAGLRCLARTALATDQRGAAEDALRRGLTRFPKDGHFGLELGRLMLEDKDPQGAIAALSKVPPRSPEAAKARALLQKARGESAEENQSRATALAIERRFTGEDGKGSVQPASGSSGLAYESGMGEDGMRTRANNRFVVKYFNNARDFGQRAEYEGRIVSALDEAYVHTRQVLGEAREAPVDVILYTREEFRTHQGAALARAVAGLYSDGAIRINDAAELTQQTKATLVHEYVHSVVDDLVRAAAGGQHVPIWLNEGLAEYVEWRYLGSDKPPYALATRLRAAAQSGQLPRLSQMAGQALIHQSDPALAYGTSAVAVRELLGEGGPTRLLGLIREVGQGTPFEQALQQRYGRGVPELEAAVKAALSRR, from the coding sequence ATGCGTGCCCTGCTCCTCGCCGCCCTGCTCTCCGCCAATCCTCCCCCGACGCCCGCGCAGGCCCAGAAGCTCGCCACCCAGCGCGCGTGGGAAGACCTGTACCTCGCCTGGTCCTCCGTGGACCCCAAGGGCTACGAACCGCCCCAGCGCCGGACCATCGCCTCCTCGCTCCTCAAGGGCTGTGAGGCCCTCGCCGGCTCCGACGCCGTGATGGCGTACTCGCTCGGAGAGCGCGCCGTGCTCTTCGAGGAGACGGCCGCCGGGCTGCGCTGCCTGGCCCGCACCGCGCTCGCCACCGACCAGCGCGGCGCCGCCGAGGACGCCCTGCGCCGCGGACTCACGCGCTTCCCCAAGGACGGCCACTTCGGACTGGAGCTGGGCCGGCTCATGCTGGAGGACAAGGATCCCCAGGGCGCCATCGCCGCGCTGAGCAAGGTGCCACCACGCTCGCCCGAGGCCGCCAAGGCCCGGGCCCTGCTGCAGAAGGCCCGCGGTGAGTCCGCCGAGGAGAACCAGTCACGCGCCACCGCCCTCGCCATCGAGCGCCGCTTCACGGGCGAGGACGGCAAGGGCTCCGTCCAGCCGGCCTCGGGCTCCTCGGGCCTCGCCTACGAGTCCGGCATGGGCGAGGACGGCATGCGCACCCGCGCCAACAACCGCTTCGTGGTGAAGTACTTCAACAACGCGCGCGACTTCGGCCAGCGCGCCGAGTACGAGGGCCGCATCGTCTCCGCGCTCGACGAGGCCTACGTCCACACGCGCCAGGTGCTGGGCGAGGCGCGCGAGGCCCCCGTCGACGTCATCCTCTACACCCGCGAGGAGTTCCGCACCCACCAGGGCGCCGCCCTCGCTCGCGCCGTGGCCGGGCTGTACTCGGATGGCGCCATCCGCATCAACGACGCCGCCGAGCTCACCCAGCAGACCAAGGCCACCCTCGTCCACGAGTACGTGCACTCCGTGGTGGATGACCTCGTCCGCGCCGCCGCTGGCGGCCAGCACGTCCCCATCTGGCTCAACGAGGGCCTGGCCGAGTACGTCGAGTGGCGCTACCTGGGCAGCGACAAGCCGCCCTACGCGCTGGCCACCCGCCTGCGCGCCGCGGCTCAGTCCGGCCAGCTCCCCCGCCTGTCCCAGATGGCCGGGCAGGCCCTCATCCACCAGAGCGACCCCGCCCTCGCCTATGGCACCTCGGCCGTGGCCGTCCGGGAGCTGCTGGGCGAGGGAGGGCCCACCCGGCTGCTCGGCCTCATCCGCGAGGTAGGCCAGGGCACCCCCTTCGAGCAGGCCCTCCAACAGCGCTATGGCCGAGGGGTCCCCGAACTGGAGGCCGCCGTGAAGGCCGCTCTCTCGCGGAGGTAA
- a CDS encoding restriction endonuclease fold toxin 5 domain-containing protein gives MSVDYFQGFLAHVGVPADALPEDGRTLSPEQALQLLPHLLSTPVTLGNFAQRRMAAWLLLEVATGERPVSRQELHARMDRFHRLLVLRPDGYLVLAVTGEARQKVGEVTVAQDGTLRAGRYELGPFYAIEDRRLWPVDAALEVPRGALPLGAYEPDDGVLLPALEGAALALADTVEGLYRVIFHPIETAEGLAQLPGAVRQLVRNAPEYWESFRHKPSGEQVRGVSRLVTGVVLMVGTAGEGAVQAATWGSRMGRLAVPVFSLTGDGVLALRLVAVPGRAIAVAGQALSATYVLHMASVGVAVAGGSTWTPPVGGPGQWVPKNERMSARSRKFQNKITRAPAGWVYRVLFGGERADFDGFDEGILLESKGLGYDKHFDVNLDPKPYFKGVDRLVRQAARQLRVANGTPIRWHVAEPRMVAILRKLFKDAEIKGIDVVHTPP, from the coding sequence ATGAGCGTGGACTACTTCCAGGGCTTCCTCGCGCACGTGGGTGTGCCCGCTGACGCACTGCCCGAGGATGGGCGCACCCTCTCCCCCGAGCAGGCCTTGCAACTGCTGCCGCACCTGCTCTCCACGCCGGTGACCCTGGGCAACTTCGCCCAGCGGCGCATGGCGGCCTGGCTGTTGCTGGAGGTGGCCACGGGTGAGCGGCCCGTGTCGCGCCAGGAACTGCACGCGCGCATGGACCGCTTCCACCGGCTGCTGGTGCTGCGGCCGGACGGCTACCTGGTGCTGGCAGTCACGGGCGAGGCCAGACAGAAGGTGGGCGAGGTGACGGTGGCCCAGGACGGCACGCTGCGCGCCGGCCGCTACGAGTTGGGCCCCTTCTACGCCATCGAGGACAGACGCCTGTGGCCGGTGGATGCGGCGCTGGAAGTACCACGGGGGGCACTACCCCTCGGTGCCTACGAGCCGGATGACGGCGTGCTGCTGCCCGCGTTGGAGGGGGCGGCCCTGGCGCTGGCGGACACGGTGGAGGGGCTCTACCGCGTCATCTTCCACCCCATCGAGACCGCGGAGGGTCTCGCCCAACTCCCGGGCGCGGTGCGCCAGTTGGTGCGCAACGCCCCCGAATATTGGGAGTCATTCCGGCACAAGCCCTCCGGCGAGCAGGTGCGGGGCGTGTCGCGCCTGGTCACCGGCGTGGTGCTGATGGTGGGCACCGCCGGGGAAGGCGCGGTACAGGCCGCCACGTGGGGGAGCAGGATGGGACGGCTCGCCGTGCCCGTTTTCTCGCTGACGGGAGATGGCGTGCTGGCGCTGCGGCTGGTGGCGGTGCCCGGCCGTGCCATCGCCGTGGCGGGTCAGGCGCTCAGCGCCACGTACGTGCTGCACATGGCCAGCGTGGGCGTGGCCGTGGCGGGTGGTAGTACCTGGACGCCGCCTGTGGGTGGACCGGGCCAGTGGGTGCCCAAGAACGAGCGTATGTCGGCCCGCTCACGCAAGTTCCAGAACAAGATAACGAGGGCGCCCGCAGGCTGGGTCTACCGCGTGCTCTTCGGTGGCGAGAGGGCGGACTTCGATGGCTTCGACGAGGGCATCCTGCTGGAGAGCAAGGGCCTCGGCTACGACAAGCACTTCGATGTGAACCTCGACCCCAAGCCTTATTTCAAGGGAGTCGATCGGCTCGTCAGACAGGCCGCACGGCAACTCCGGGTCGCCAACGGTACGCCCATCCGCTGGCATGTGGCGGAGCCCAGGATGGTTGCCATCCTGAGAAAGCTGTTCAAGGACGCGGAGATCAAGGGCATTGACGTGGTTCATACTCCGCCGTAG
- a CDS encoding immunity 52 family protein: MSQVMESYYAAVYWGCRVESAEECARRAETFFRLLSQCDPGYTRWFEKADSRKKALQLQFEPTAETFVRFFKRRGYKLGNVGFIFGAWTGHEGRERGGMTNFICGSDGRGAPNSCFLYLPREQPGAERVLTAPMLTEVMRSMVLAWEPDWGVVSSSDFRDSMSPEGNAGTFVGWMTYFSSHRGEVPPLPEPVRVEPVGESGSLVQLSPERISAANPEHVSLARRVQDVLLSKGLLEPISRAPAG, translated from the coding sequence ATGTCACAGGTCATGGAGAGCTACTACGCTGCCGTCTATTGGGGCTGCCGCGTGGAGTCCGCTGAGGAGTGTGCACGGCGCGCGGAGACTTTCTTCCGCCTCCTTTCACAGTGCGATCCGGGCTACACCCGTTGGTTCGAGAAGGCCGACTCGCGCAAGAAGGCGCTGCAACTCCAGTTCGAGCCCACCGCCGAAACGTTCGTGCGCTTCTTCAAGCGGAGGGGCTACAAGCTCGGAAACGTCGGGTTCATCTTTGGAGCCTGGACGGGACATGAGGGCCGGGAGCGTGGAGGCATGACCAACTTCATCTGTGGTTCCGATGGAAGGGGCGCTCCGAACAGCTGCTTCCTCTATCTCCCTCGAGAGCAGCCAGGTGCGGAGCGAGTGCTCACCGCTCCCATGCTGACGGAGGTGATGCGCTCCATGGTGTTGGCCTGGGAACCGGACTGGGGAGTTGTCTCCTCCAGCGACTTCCGGGACAGCATGTCGCCGGAAGGAAATGCCGGCACGTTCGTGGGGTGGATGACGTACTTCTCGAGCCACCGCGGAGAAGTGCCACCCTTGCCGGAACCGGTGCGCGTGGAGCCGGTGGGAGAGAGTGGCTCGCTCGTTCAGCTCTCCCCCGAGCGCATCAGTGCCGCCAACCCCGAACACGTGAGCCTGGCCCGTCGCGTCCAGGATGTGCTGCTCTCAAAGGGCCTGCTCGAACCGATTTCGAGAGCCCCGGCGGGCTGA